One region of Tachysurus vachellii isolate PV-2020 chromosome 11, HZAU_Pvac_v1, whole genome shotgun sequence genomic DNA includes:
- the LOC132854159 gene encoding dystroglycan 1-like: MSHQVCIMRSVWGLLLLCPMSWTSEPIVMELEASMHSTLLSDMQAPVSRVSTVSDSVAVVGQMFRMKIPLVSEDCRAIDILSGIGSAAFPEWLYWDSQLCLLQGLPVEGDKGLYRFSLSSEALQNHDGSIHSHLLLSGTKLSSSSYTNSWQPDVFIIKVNPEEKQDIESTPLAVQTHSNATNVCICSSGQPATVLTIILDADLTKMNSRERLVLLQKMTYFANEPPELMRVMPVINNRFFDMTAFIAGPGNAKKVVENGALLSWKLGCALDQSSLPDISGVQGPAKDGTMSTLLGYPVVGWYIVNKKPQVFKRVRRQIHTTPTPVPSQFPPTTHLAPAERIVPAPASPFIALSTNVLVNPARGPLPLPVKPTIRMRDHIAYTPVLIQPLPTQVLGSTSTLPLQPTLTRPSYEEPTASVTVPTTRRPKTSTSKKGKKAKITPMPREPKTTDIPYSSPVTNQKPQLLNSIGELNVWVGTYFELKIPANTFFDQEDGNTENLRLLLQINLYQALDQGSWIQFNSSSQLLYGLPDQSHFGRHEFLMIAIDKENSSTMDAFQVHVNNWPVDDQSPVVFTARFQGEPTMLTNDINKKILFCKKLAFALGDRNISSVILRKILRGSILVEWTNSSLPKNPCPEEQIHEMCRRISDNQGHPTSIFYSAMEPEFRPINIGVRGANKCQRYSFLPLGDFSIPVSAENITGPLPSTVTPSSSSGWHSSDDVYLHTVIPSIVVAALLLTAGFIAMVCYRKKRHGKLSTEEQATFIKKGVPIIFADELEDAKSPPSSSMPLILREEKPPMAPPHYPSSACGEVHQILEEYISFNDEDDDDDDPDDPSAPPYQPPPPFTVPIEGRGSRPKNMSAYRCPPPYVPP, encoded by the exons ATGAGCCATCAGGTTTGCATAATGCGAAGTGTATggggtcttctgctgctgtgcCCAATGTCATGGACATCAGAGCCAATAGTCATGGAATTGGAAGCCTCCATGCACTCCACTCTGCTCTCGGACATGCAGGCGCCTGTATCCAGAGTGTCAACAGTGTCAGACTCTGTTGCAGTGGTGGGTCAGATGTTCAGGATGAAGATCCCACTGGTGTCAGAAGACTGTCGTGCTATAgacatt TTGTCTGGGATTGGCAGTGCAGCATTCCCTGAGTGGCTTTATTGGGATAGTCAGCTATGTCTTCTTCAAGGTCTACCAGTAGAGGGGGATAAAGGTCTGTATCGTTTCAGCTTGTCTTCAGAAGCCTTACAAAATCATGATGGGAGTATACATAGTCACTTACTTCTCAGTGGAACTAAATTGAGTAGTAGCTCTTACACTAACAGCTGGCAACCAGATGTCTTCATTATCAAAGTAAACCcagaagaaaaacaggacatagAATCTACACCGTTGGCAGTGCAGACACACTCTAATGCaacaaatgtgtgtatatgttcaaGTGGCCAGCCAGCCACTGTGCTAACTATAATCCTGGATGCTGACCTCACAAAGATGAACTCCAGGGAGCGACTGGTGCTGCTGCAGAAAATGACTTATTTTGCTAATGAGCCACCAGAGCTAATGCGGGTCATGCCAGTTATTAACAACCGTTTTTTTGATATGACTGCTTTTATTGCTGGACCAGGAAACGCAAAGAAGGTGGTGGAGAATGGTGCACTGTTGTCATGGAAATTGGGTTGTGCACTTGACCAAAGCAGCCTGCCTGATATTAGTGGGGTCCAGGGGCCAGCAAAAGATGGTACTATGTCGACTCTACTGGGCTATCCAGTGGTTGGCTGGTACATTGTCAATAAGAAACCTCAGGTGTTCAAGCGTGTCAGAAGACAGATCCATACCACTCCGACTCCTGTGCCTTCCCAGTTTCCACCAACCACTCACTTAGCACCTGCAGAGCGTATTGTGCCTGCTCCAGCATCCCCTTTCATTGCTCTCTCTACAAATGTGTTAGTAAATCCTGCTCGTGGTCCTTTGCCCTTACCAGTTAAACCTACAATCCGTATGCGGGATCATATAGCTTACACACCTGTTCTTATTCAACCTCTACCCACTCAAGTCCTGGGCAGTACCAGCACTCTGCCCCTGCAACCAACACTGACTCGCCCTAGTTATGAGGAGCCAACTGCCTCTGTTACTGTTCCAACCACTCGCAGACCCAAGACCTCCACCTCGAAAAAAGGTAAGAAAGCAAAAATCACTCCAATGCCTAGAGAACCAAAAACTACTGATATACCATACAGCAGTCCAGTGACTAACCAAAAGCCTCAGTTACTTAACTCTATTGGTGAATTGAATGTGTGGGTTGGGACATACTTTGAGTTGAAGATTCCAGCCAATACGTTCTTTGATCAGGAAGATGGAAACACAGAAAATTTACGGCTGTTATTGCAAATTAATCTTTATCAGGCACTGGATCAGGGCTCTTGGATACAATTTAACAGCAGCAGTCAGCTCCTGTATGGCCTTCCTGACCAGAGCCATTTTGGCAGACATGAATTTCTAATGATAGCAATAGATAAAGAAAATTCAAGCACCATGGATGCTTTTCAGGTTCACGTAAACAATTGGCCAGTTGATGACCAGTCACCAGTTGTGTTTACAGCTCGCTTTCAAGGAGAACCTACAATGTTGACCAATGATATCAACAAGAAAATATTATTCTGCAAGAAACTTGCCTTTGCACTGGGTGATCGAAATATCAGTTCTGTCATTCTAAGAAAAATCTTAAGGGGTTCTATTCTTGTGGAATGGACCAATAGCAGCTTGCCTAAGAATCCTTGTCCAGAAGAACAGATTCATGAGATGTGTCGCAGGATTTCAGATAATCAAGGTCATCCTACATCCATCTTTTACAGTGCAATGGAGCCAGAGTTCAGACCCATTAATATTGGGGTTCGTGGTGCCAACAAATGCCAAAGGTACTCATTCCTGCCACTAGGAGATTTCTCCATTCCTGTATCAGCAGAGAATATTACTGGTCCTCTGCCATCCACAGTCACACCTTCATCTAGCTCAGGCTGGCACAGCAGCGATGATGTCTACTTACACACAGTTATCCCTTCTATAGTGGTGGCTGCCCTGCTGCTCACAGCTGGTTTCATTGCAATGGTTTGCTACAGAAAGAAACGGCATGGAAAATTGTCTACAGAGGAACAGGCTACCTTCATCAAAAAGGGTGTTCCTATTATTTTTGCAGATGAGTTGGAGGATGCTAAATCTCCACCTTCTTCCAGCATGCCATTGATCTTACGTGAAGAGAAGCCACCTATGGCTCCTCCCCATTACCCCAGTTCTGCCTGTGGAGAAGTCCATCAGATCCTAGAGGAATACATCTCCTTcaatgatgaggatgatgatgatgatgatcccgATGATCCCAGTGCTCCTCCTTATCAGCCTCCCCCTCCTTTTACAGTTCCTATAGAGGGCAGAGGTTCTCGACCGAAGAACATGTCAGCCTACAGGTGTCCACCACCCTATGTGCCCCcctaa